One stretch of Marinobacterium iners DNA includes these proteins:
- a CDS encoding TRAP transporter small permease, which translates to MSFSAWLKKHYDEKGPALWLAFFLEVVASVVLFILMALTCVDVVGRYVFNSPLHGGTELTEIGLAVMVFAAMPVVTWRGGHIVVDLLDRFLGSVIVKVLALFAALVMSSSLYFLAWRIFELGERSIGRGVVTEFLGMPSGYVVMYIAVMSWATAFGMITYGVYRILFQDKH; encoded by the coding sequence ATGTCATTCAGTGCATGGTTAAAAAAGCACTACGACGAGAAGGGGCCGGCCTTGTGGCTGGCTTTTTTTCTTGAGGTCGTAGCGTCTGTTGTGCTGTTTATTCTGATGGCGTTGACCTGTGTCGACGTGGTTGGTCGTTATGTATTCAACAGCCCGCTGCACGGCGGTACCGAGCTGACCGAGATCGGTTTGGCGGTGATGGTGTTCGCTGCAATGCCGGTAGTGACCTGGCGCGGGGGCCACATTGTGGTCGATCTGCTGGATCGCTTTCTGGGATCGGTGATTGTAAAGGTGCTGGCGCTGTTTGCCGCGTTGGTGATGTCCTCTTCACTGTATTTTCTGGCCTGGCGCATTTTCGAACTGGGTGAGCGTTCGATTGGGCGTGGAGTCGTGACCGAGTTTCTGGGGATGCCCAGCGGTTACGTGGTGATGTACATCGCCGTGATGAGCTGGGCCACCGCGTTCGGCATGATCACCTATGGCGTGTATCGCATCCTGTTCCAGGATAAACACTAA
- a CDS encoding TRAP transporter substrate-binding protein, with protein sequence MKKINKIYSVIATTFALSGMAYGETTLHVASWLPPSHPQNAVVIPTWGKWIEEATKGEVKIKIEYNLGHPKDLFTQVEDGVVDAAWSSTGYVPGRFELTQLAELPLYSANAEAASTAYWRVHEKYLSKAREFDGVEVVGLFTHAPGQIHTIEPITSLADLEGKKMRLGGGVMNALGERMKVVGVGAPAPKVYEMMQQGVIDGTFLPVCEQRTIRLNEVARNLTLLPGGMYQTSFAFFINPDFLDSLSEENRTALLSVSGERLSRLAGAEWERCGDEALQESIAKGVQVNVVKKGDPMAEEFVRVAEGLDEAWLASVKDSGVDAESALSEFRDIAMKLESEYKD encoded by the coding sequence ATGAAAAAAATAAATAAGATTTACTCTGTGATTGCCACCACTTTTGCTTTGAGTGGTATGGCCTATGGTGAGACAACATTACATGTGGCTAGTTGGCTGCCGCCTTCACATCCGCAAAATGCAGTAGTTATCCCCACTTGGGGTAAATGGATCGAAGAGGCTACGAAAGGTGAAGTCAAAATTAAAATTGAATATAACCTCGGCCACCCTAAAGATTTGTTTACACAGGTTGAAGATGGCGTTGTGGATGCGGCTTGGTCTTCAACAGGGTATGTACCAGGCCGGTTTGAACTGACACAACTGGCAGAGCTGCCATTGTACAGCGCTAACGCCGAGGCGGCTTCGACAGCCTATTGGCGTGTACATGAAAAGTATCTGAGTAAGGCAAGAGAGTTTGATGGCGTAGAAGTTGTAGGCCTCTTTACTCATGCACCGGGGCAGATTCATACAATTGAACCAATTACCTCATTGGCAGACCTGGAAGGGAAAAAGATGCGCCTTGGTGGTGGTGTCATGAATGCACTGGGTGAGCGAATGAAGGTTGTTGGGGTTGGCGCACCCGCACCCAAAGTATATGAGATGATGCAACAGGGTGTTATTGATGGCACGTTTCTGCCTGTATGTGAGCAGCGAACTATACGTTTGAATGAAGTCGCACGTAACCTGACACTCCTCCCTGGAGGTATGTACCAGACCAGCTTTGCATTCTTCATCAACCCTGATTTCCTGGATTCGCTGTCTGAGGAAAATCGTACAGCGCTTCTTTCCGTTTCGGGTGAACGGCTGTCACGCCTGGCAGGGGCTGAATGGGAACGCTGTGGTGATGAAGCGCTGCAGGAGAGTATAGCTAAGGGAGTACAGGTCAATGTGGTCAAAAAGGGTGACCCAATGGCCGAAGAGTTTGTGCGTGTCGCTGAAGGGCTTGATGAGGCTTGGTTAGCATCGGTTAAGGACTCCGGAGTTGATGCTGAGTCAGCGCTATCGGAGTTTCGTGACATCGCGATGAAGCTTGAGTCTGAATACAAGGATTGA
- a CDS encoding enolase C-terminal domain-like protein has translation MSDIFIKKVDVRAVNVPLEYPVYTAIGVVDTSPLVLIDIHTDANVVGRSYIFAYSPVVLSALKTLTESLSGLILESRLEPVAINQMLENKFKLLGYTGLMRMAGSGIDMALWDAFSKSANLPLYKLLGGSKKEIKSYDSHSMDGIELAAMRAENAASQGFKGVKTKIGYSHVNEDIAVIRRIREAAGENIKIMVDYNQGLSVPEAINRINALESEGVYWVEEPVSYFDDEACRQVKERVNIPVQVGENWLGTEDMIKTLRLGANDFAMPDIMKIGGVTGWIKAAALAEAYAKPMSSHLFQEFSAHLLTVTETAHWLERLDIAKSVVDSSLKFCDGRAVLSDEPGAGFEWKESEIEKFII, from the coding sequence ATGTCAGATATTTTTATAAAAAAAGTGGACGTGAGGGCTGTTAATGTTCCACTTGAGTATCCGGTATATACTGCTATAGGTGTTGTTGATACATCACCGTTGGTTCTGATTGATATTCATACAGATGCAAATGTTGTTGGAAGGTCATATATATTTGCATACTCGCCTGTAGTGCTCAGTGCGTTAAAGACGCTTACTGAGTCACTGAGTGGACTCATCCTTGAGAGTCGTCTGGAGCCTGTGGCCATCAACCAGATGCTTGAAAACAAATTCAAGCTGCTTGGCTACACGGGTTTAATGCGAATGGCTGGCTCTGGCATTGATATGGCTCTTTGGGATGCCTTTTCAAAGTCTGCCAACTTGCCTCTTTATAAGCTACTTGGTGGCAGTAAAAAAGAAATAAAGAGCTATGACAGCCACAGTATGGATGGAATAGAACTTGCCGCAATGCGTGCTGAGAATGCTGCCTCACAAGGTTTCAAAGGCGTAAAAACCAAGATCGGCTATTCGCATGTAAACGAGGATATCGCCGTTATTCGGCGGATTCGAGAAGCTGCCGGTGAAAATATAAAAATTATGGTTGACTATAATCAGGGGCTTTCTGTTCCCGAAGCGATTAATCGTATAAACGCTTTGGAGTCGGAAGGAGTCTACTGGGTTGAGGAGCCTGTTTCTTATTTTGATGATGAGGCCTGTCGACAGGTTAAGGAAAGGGTCAATATACCTGTTCAGGTTGGTGAGAACTGGCTTGGCACCGAAGATATGATTAAGACTCTGCGTCTAGGGGCGAATGATTTTGCCATGCCAGATATTATGAAAATAGGTGGTGTTACGGGTTGGATCAAGGCCGCTGCTTTGGCTGAGGCTTATGCAAAACCTATGTCCAGTCATTTATTTCAGGAGTTTAGTGCACATCTGCTAACGGTAACAGAAACCGCACACTGGTTGGAAAGGCTGGATATTGCAAAATCGGTTGTGGACTCGTCACTCAAATTCTGTGATGGCAGGGCTGTATTGTCTGATGAGCCAGGTGCAGGTTTTGAATGGAAAGAGTCAGAAATAGAAAAGTTCATTATTTGA
- a CDS encoding alpha-hydroxy-acid oxidizing protein has product MKMISHNDYRRAAKSKLPKMVFDYLEGGADNEVGLQHNLSEIEKIKFAPKRLLDVGSRNISRTILGKSQQAPFAVAPTGLNGMFSSNGDVKIARAAAKAGIPFSLSTASNASIEEVAKACDGELWFQLYVIHRELAKQFVERAKNSGYQVLILTVDVGVNGYRERDLRNGFSLPAKYTPRTILDGALHPAWSLNLLKNGMPKLANFETAELNDIEVQAALMSRKMDASFNWEDLRWLRDQWPHRLVVKGINSVEDVKRCAEMGIDGVVLSNHGGRQLDSCIAPIQILERAASSVDISVMIDSGIRRGSDIVKAVALGAEATLIGRPLLWALAARGEEGVGEMIQMLKDDVDRTLAHIGCADINQLDKSFIYS; this is encoded by the coding sequence ATGAAAATGATTAGCCACAATGACTATCGTCGGGCAGCAAAGTCTAAATTACCAAAGATGGTTTTTGATTATCTCGAAGGTGGTGCTGATAATGAAGTAGGTCTACAGCATAACCTGAGTGAAATAGAAAAAATAAAATTTGCTCCTAAAAGGCTGCTGGATGTTGGTAGTAGAAACATTAGCCGAACCATTCTGGGTAAAAGCCAGCAAGCGCCTTTTGCTGTGGCCCCAACAGGGTTGAATGGAATGTTCAGTTCAAATGGCGATGTAAAAATTGCCCGAGCAGCTGCCAAGGCTGGTATTCCATTTTCACTGTCTACGGCTTCAAACGCTTCCATCGAAGAGGTGGCAAAAGCCTGTGATGGAGAGCTTTGGTTTCAGCTGTACGTCATTCATCGTGAGCTGGCGAAGCAGTTTGTGGAAAGGGCAAAAAATAGCGGCTACCAGGTTCTGATTCTGACGGTTGATGTCGGTGTCAATGGCTACCGTGAACGAGATCTCCGTAACGGATTTTCACTACCGGCTAAATACACACCCAGAACGATATTGGATGGTGCTTTGCATCCGGCCTGGTCGTTGAACCTGCTCAAGAATGGAATGCCAAAACTGGCTAATTTCGAAACGGCCGAACTGAATGACATTGAGGTTCAGGCAGCCTTAATGAGCAGAAAGATGGATGCAAGTTTTAACTGGGAAGACTTGAGATGGCTTAGGGATCAGTGGCCACATCGGCTTGTCGTTAAAGGGATTAATTCAGTGGAAGATGTTAAACGATGTGCAGAAATGGGCATCGATGGTGTTGTCCTGTCAAACCATGGTGGGAGACAGCTGGATAGTTGTATTGCTCCCATTCAGATCCTGGAGCGTGCTGCATCTTCGGTCGATATTTCAGTGATGATCGATAGTGGCATTAGACGTGGATCAGACATTGTAAAGGCGGTCGCTCTGGGGGCTGAGGCGACGCTGATTGGGCGACCATTGCTTTGGGCCTTGGCGGCCCGTGGAGAAGAGGGCGTTGGCGAGATGATTCAAATGCTCAAGGATGATGTGGATCGCACGCTGGCACATATTGGCTGCGCGGATATTAACCAGTTAGATAAAAGCTTTATTTATAGCTGA
- a CDS encoding TRAP transporter large permease, with the protein MEWYIAIGFLFSTLFILMLSGLPVVFAFFCVNLLGAFVFLGGEFGLIQMARNSAEAINLFSLVPVPLFILMGELLFHTGLAQRTISAIERLISAVPGRLSIVSVLGGTAFATLSGSSIANTAMMGSSLLPEMTRKGYHPTMAMGPILAVGGIAILIPPSALAVTLASLGGISISKLLIAGVVPGIMIGVVTLLYVIVRCAMNPSLAPCDHDLKNPKGSKWTPFLKDVVPLFIIFFAVVGSLVFGLASPTESAAFGVVAALVAAFLYKSININKIFVALTETAKLSASILFILVASTTFSQILSFSGATTGLLEAVSNLQLTSIHLVILMLLTLLVLGCFVDQISMIMLTLPFFIPLVHTTGIDLVWFGVLVLIAMEISLLTPPFGLLLLVMQGVAPGSTKLTQVYAAALPFVGLQITVLIVVLTFPNIVSILQVPN; encoded by the coding sequence ATGGAATGGTATATCGCAATAGGATTTCTTTTTTCGACTCTTTTTATATTAATGCTTTCAGGCCTTCCCGTTGTTTTCGCATTTTTCTGTGTGAATTTACTGGGTGCATTTGTTTTTTTGGGAGGGGAATTTGGCCTCATTCAGATGGCGAGAAACTCAGCTGAAGCCATTAATTTATTTTCTCTTGTACCAGTGCCGCTGTTTATTCTAATGGGGGAGCTGCTTTTTCATACAGGGCTGGCACAGCGTACAATTTCTGCAATTGAACGGCTTATTTCGGCGGTACCTGGACGCCTGAGTATTGTCTCGGTGCTGGGAGGCACCGCCTTTGCGACCTTGTCAGGTTCCAGTATTGCCAATACTGCCATGATGGGGAGTTCGCTCTTGCCTGAAATGACGCGCAAGGGATACCACCCAACGATGGCGATGGGGCCGATCTTGGCGGTAGGAGGCATTGCTATATTAATTCCGCCTTCCGCATTGGCAGTAACTTTGGCCAGTTTAGGCGGTATTTCGATCAGTAAGCTTTTAATAGCGGGTGTTGTTCCAGGCATCATGATTGGTGTAGTCACTCTCTTGTACGTCATTGTACGTTGTGCAATGAATCCGTCATTGGCACCCTGTGACCATGACTTGAAGAACCCAAAAGGGAGTAAATGGACGCCTTTCCTGAAGGATGTTGTACCTCTTTTTATCATCTTCTTCGCGGTAGTCGGCTCTCTTGTATTTGGTTTGGCATCTCCAACTGAGTCGGCTGCATTTGGTGTGGTTGCTGCGCTTGTGGCTGCATTTTTATATAAGTCCATTAATATTAATAAAATATTTGTTGCGCTCACTGAAACCGCCAAGTTATCAGCTTCTATTCTTTTTATCCTGGTAGCATCGACGACTTTTTCACAAATACTATCGTTCTCAGGTGCTACAACTGGCCTTCTTGAAGCAGTTTCCAATCTTCAGCTGACAAGCATCCACCTGGTAATTCTTATGCTGTTGACCTTGCTGGTGCTGGGATGTTTTGTTGATCAAATAAGTATGATCATGTTGACACTTCCTTTCTTCATTCCCTTGGTTCATACGACAGGAATTGACCTTGTCTGGTTTGGCGTTTTGGTCTTGATTGCGATGGAAATTAGCCTTCTAACTCCTCCTTTTGGGTTACTGCTACTGGTTATGCAAGGAGTAGCGCCCGGATCAACGAAACTGACACAGGTATATGCTGCAGCACTTCCCTTTGTTGGACTTCAAATTACTGTCCTGATTGTCGTGTTGACCTTTCCGAATATTGTTTCGATTCTACAAGTACCGAATTAA
- a CDS encoding TRAP transporter small permease: MRILYERTLITMVVASGLTILLMSVMVFLNVILRNLDIASFSWVVELSEYGLTVSTFLAAPWVLKEGCHVSVDVLVKNMTGLKKAILGRLISLVGLGISFILLGLFSYILYHSIHEESLLIKTIVIPEYLILVFPVVSLFFICVEFSIRSFGAEA; the protein is encoded by the coding sequence ATGCGTATTCTTTATGAACGCACCTTGATAACTATGGTTGTAGCCTCCGGCTTGACGATTCTATTGATGTCAGTGATGGTGTTTTTAAATGTCATCCTTCGTAATTTGGATATCGCCTCTTTCTCATGGGTTGTAGAGCTGTCAGAGTATGGTCTGACAGTCTCTACTTTTTTGGCTGCACCTTGGGTGCTTAAAGAAGGTTGCCATGTTTCCGTTGATGTATTAGTGAAAAACATGACCGGACTAAAGAAAGCAATACTTGGTAGGTTGATAAGCCTGGTTGGCCTTGGAATATCTTTTATATTGCTTGGGCTATTCTCATATATCCTTTATCATTCTATTCATGAAGAGAGCTTACTAATAAAAACAATAGTGATACCAGAATATTTAATACTGGTGTTTCCAGTTGTGAGCTTGTTTTTCATCTGTGTTGAGTTTTCGATTCGATCATTTGGGGCGGAGGCATAG
- the dctP gene encoding TRAP transporter substrate-binding protein DctP has translation MMNKNKINKYLPLSLAIMFSGYTSVSIAGDQVEISAISAFNKGTAISKGFDQFVASINEDKNAPVRIRYVGGPEAMPPFQIGNAIKNGVVDMILSTGAFYSNVMPAADSLKLTRYSPQELRAAGKWSQLQKIWKEEMNVHLLAYTNYGNEFHLYTNKPLTSANLEGQRLRITPIYRAFFEELGASVMQTTPGEVYTALERGVVDGYGWTMQGVFDLGWQEQTKYRVDPGFYQADVTVMVNERTWSSKLTKEQRDYLTQKALWLESLNDNNAAISQNERKLQQDAGIQTLTLEGNEKERYLKVAYDAAWRELLDNDEETTKRIKEIID, from the coding sequence ATGATGAATAAAAATAAAATCAATAAATATCTTCCTCTTTCACTAGCTATTATGTTTTCAGGCTACACATCGGTTTCAATTGCAGGTGATCAAGTTGAGATATCAGCTATTTCAGCCTTCAATAAGGGAACTGCGATATCAAAAGGTTTTGATCAATTTGTTGCTAGTATCAACGAGGACAAGAACGCACCGGTTAGAATTCGCTATGTCGGTGGTCCTGAAGCGATGCCTCCTTTTCAGATAGGTAATGCAATCAAGAATGGCGTTGTAGACATGATTCTATCCACCGGTGCTTTTTACAGTAATGTCATGCCTGCGGCCGACTCATTGAAATTGACCCGATATTCGCCACAGGAGCTTCGTGCAGCAGGCAAGTGGTCTCAGCTCCAAAAGATCTGGAAAGAGGAGATGAATGTTCATCTTCTGGCTTATACCAATTATGGCAACGAATTCCATCTTTATACCAATAAGCCTTTGACTTCAGCCAATTTGGAAGGACAGCGGTTACGGATTACGCCGATATACCGTGCTTTTTTCGAAGAGCTTGGAGCTTCTGTAATGCAAACAACCCCCGGTGAAGTCTATACAGCACTTGAGCGAGGCGTCGTCGATGGCTATGGATGGACAATGCAGGGAGTCTTTGATCTCGGTTGGCAAGAGCAAACTAAGTATCGGGTTGATCCCGGTTTCTACCAGGCCGATGTAACCGTCATGGTCAATGAGAGAACATGGAGTAGCAAGCTGACAAAAGAGCAGCGTGACTATTTGACCCAAAAAGCACTGTGGCTTGAATCACTGAATGATAATAATGCAGCAATCAGTCAGAACGAGCGGAAGCTACAGCAAGACGCCGGTATTCAAACGCTCACTTTGGAAGGAAACGAAAAAGAACGATATTTGAAAGTAGCTTACGACGCGGCATGGAGAGAGCTTCTGGATAACGATGAGGAAACGACTAAGAGAATAAAAGAAATAATTGATTAA
- a CDS encoding aldehyde dehydrogenase family protein — protein sequence MNFNISDYSNKFFDGRWCDSTGEVADILEPATGNALGKIVLTTAIDVDKAVSSSKAAQGKWAATPFNQRADCLRKVAEVMRENAELFIEWNIRECGSIRPKAEWELQAAIEQLNASAALTMYPDGATYPSSVPGRRNIVRHVALGVIGVIAPWNFPLLLAMRSVAPAIALGNAVVLKPDHQSAVTGGLLMARAFEEAGLPAGVFSVVPGDVIAGEALVENESVAMISFTGSTPVGKKIGSKCGGRLKKAALELGGNNAFIVLADADLDAAASNGAWGSFLHQGQICMQAGRHFVHESVADEYIQKLAERARKLRIGDPYRQEVEIGPLINEAQYRRVDGIVQESLQQGARLITGGKGERLFYEPTILANVDVSNRACAEELFGPVVPVVTFKDEDHLVEQVLRSDYGLAAAIHTQNYGVAFSLADRLKAGMVHINDQTVNNEFHVPFGGMGDSGNGGRFGGLANIEEFTEVQWVSFTEKPIIYPF from the coding sequence ATGAATTTTAATATTTCAGATTACAGTAATAAATTTTTTGATGGCCGCTGGTGTGATAGCACTGGCGAGGTGGCGGATATCCTGGAGCCTGCAACAGGAAATGCCTTGGGAAAAATTGTTCTCACCACAGCTATTGACGTTGATAAGGCCGTTTCCAGCTCTAAAGCTGCCCAGGGTAAATGGGCGGCAACACCCTTTAATCAGCGCGCGGACTGTCTCCGCAAAGTTGCTGAGGTTATGAGAGAAAATGCTGAATTATTTATCGAATGGAATATCCGTGAATGTGGATCCATTCGTCCCAAGGCTGAGTGGGAATTGCAGGCGGCCATTGAGCAGTTGAACGCGTCGGCGGCACTGACCATGTATCCGGATGGCGCTACTTATCCATCATCGGTCCCCGGGCGTCGTAATATCGTGCGCCATGTAGCTTTGGGGGTCATTGGTGTCATAGCGCCCTGGAACTTCCCTCTGTTGTTGGCAATGCGCTCGGTGGCACCTGCCATTGCATTGGGTAATGCGGTTGTTTTGAAACCAGATCATCAAAGTGCAGTCACTGGTGGCTTGCTCATGGCGCGTGCATTTGAAGAGGCTGGTCTGCCCGCCGGTGTTTTTTCGGTAGTTCCCGGCGATGTGATCGCCGGTGAGGCACTGGTCGAGAATGAATCGGTTGCAATGATTTCGTTTACAGGTTCCACACCTGTTGGCAAGAAAATCGGCAGTAAATGTGGCGGACGGCTGAAAAAAGCAGCCCTTGAGCTAGGGGGCAATAATGCCTTTATCGTGCTAGCCGATGCCGATCTGGATGCTGCTGCTTCCAATGGCGCCTGGGGCAGTTTCCTGCATCAGGGGCAGATCTGTATGCAGGCAGGTCGTCATTTCGTCCATGAAAGTGTTGCTGATGAATATATACAGAAACTCGCTGAACGTGCCAGAAAACTGCGCATTGGTGACCCCTATCGTCAGGAAGTCGAGATAGGCCCGCTGATTAATGAGGCCCAGTACCGTCGAGTTGACGGCATCGTGCAGGAGAGCCTCCAACAGGGTGCGCGCCTGATTACGGGCGGAAAAGGAGAAAGGCTCTTCTATGAACCTACAATCTTGGCAAATGTTGACGTCAGTAACAGAGCTTGTGCAGAAGAGCTGTTTGGCCCAGTCGTCCCGGTTGTAACGTTCAAGGATGAAGACCACTTGGTAGAGCAGGTATTACGTTCTGATTATGGTCTGGCAGCCGCTATTCATACACAAAATTACGGAGTTGCATTCTCACTGGCCGACCGGCTGAAGGCGGGTATGGTTCATATTAATGACCAAACCGTAAATAACGAATTTCACGTGCCTTTCGGAGGGATGGGGGACTCAGGAAATGGCGGTCGCTTTGGTGGCTTGGCGAATATTGAAGAGTTTACCGAGGTTCAGTGGGTAAGCTTTACTGAAAAACCGATTATTTATCCATTCTAA
- the mdlC gene encoding benzoylformate decarboxylase encodes MTKQVPTVKDAVYQILRNHKIDTVFGNPGSNELHFLKDFPADFQYVLCLDEGVVVGMADGYAQASGQPSFVNLHSAAGTGNAMGALTNSRNSHSPIVVTSGQQARSMVFSDPLLKNTDATTLPKPLVKDSYEPLSPQEVPYSINRAINLAVSDAPGPVYVSIPYDDWEEPARENLDLLLDRKVVQVACVDPSTIQDLRERIAQAQSPVLVLGPEVDSAGCNDLVARLAERMNAPAWVAPSAPRCPFPTNHRCFAGILPAGEASLCDKIKSHDFILVIGGPVFRYHQKDPGALLPQGAQLVHVTSDADEAARAPMGDALITGIQPFVEQLYAALPEKEADCPVFKQDVVRNTDDGAALTVENLFDCVEEIAPANSIYLNEATSTLATLWSRLTMATSGSYYFAAAGGLGFALPAALGVQMACPCRQVIAFIGDGSMHYSISALWTAVRYQIPAIFIVLNNNGYMALRWFAELFDVDSAPGLEIEGVDFVKIAEGYGVKSEHVDSLKSFKLSLAAALESNGPSLIEVKL; translated from the coding sequence ATGACCAAGCAAGTGCCGACAGTCAAAGATGCTGTGTATCAGATATTACGTAACCACAAAATTGATACTGTCTTTGGGAACCCTGGCTCGAATGAGCTTCACTTCCTTAAAGATTTTCCTGCCGACTTTCAGTACGTACTCTGCCTCGATGAAGGCGTGGTTGTTGGAATGGCTGATGGTTATGCTCAGGCAAGTGGTCAGCCATCCTTTGTAAATCTGCACTCGGCGGCTGGAACCGGCAATGCGATGGGGGCTCTGACCAATTCACGTAACTCGCATTCACCCATCGTGGTCACCTCGGGTCAGCAGGCACGAAGCATGGTATTCAGCGATCCCTTGCTGAAAAATACGGATGCGACCACGTTGCCCAAGCCATTGGTCAAGGACAGTTACGAGCCGCTTAGTCCTCAGGAAGTACCTTACAGTATCAACCGTGCAATCAACCTGGCGGTCTCTGATGCTCCCGGGCCCGTATATGTCTCTATCCCGTATGATGACTGGGAAGAACCTGCGCGTGAAAATCTTGATCTTCTACTGGACCGGAAGGTCGTTCAGGTCGCTTGCGTTGATCCGTCCACGATCCAGGATTTGCGGGAAAGGATAGCACAGGCCCAGTCCCCGGTTCTGGTCTTGGGGCCTGAAGTCGACAGCGCGGGTTGTAATGATCTGGTCGCAAGACTGGCGGAACGCATGAACGCCCCGGCCTGGGTTGCGCCTTCTGCTCCACGCTGCCCTTTCCCGACAAATCATCGTTGCTTCGCGGGCATCTTGCCGGCAGGAGAGGCTTCTCTGTGTGACAAGATCAAGTCGCATGATTTCATTCTGGTTATTGGCGGCCCAGTGTTCCGTTATCACCAGAAGGATCCGGGGGCACTACTGCCTCAAGGAGCTCAGCTCGTACATGTCACCAGTGATGCTGACGAGGCCGCACGTGCCCCCATGGGTGATGCGCTGATCACCGGTATCCAGCCTTTCGTAGAACAGTTGTATGCGGCACTGCCTGAGAAAGAAGCTGATTGCCCGGTTTTCAAACAGGACGTTGTCAGAAATACAGATGATGGTGCTGCGCTGACGGTCGAAAACCTGTTTGACTGCGTTGAAGAAATTGCACCTGCAAACAGTATCTATCTGAATGAAGCCACATCGACACTTGCAACCCTCTGGTCACGTCTGACGATGGCAACATCAGGCAGCTACTATTTTGCTGCCGCCGGTGGTTTGGGATTTGCACTGCCTGCCGCTCTTGGCGTCCAGATGGCTTGTCCGTGCAGGCAAGTCATTGCCTTTATTGGTGATGGCTCCATGCACTACAGCATTTCCGCACTCTGGACAGCTGTGCGATATCAAATACCCGCCATATTCATTGTTTTAAATAATAATGGCTATATGGCATTGAGATGGTTTGCTGAACTCTTCGATGTCGATAGTGCGCCTGGGTTGGAAATTGAAGGTGTCGATTTCGTGAAAATTGCTGAGGGATATGGCGTCAAGTCTGAACATGTTGATTCATTGAAATCCTTTAAGCTTTCACTTGCAGCGGCATTGGAAAGTAATGGGCCTTCGTTGATTGAAGTTAAATTATAA
- a CDS encoding helix-turn-helix domain-containing protein, with product MKVFLAIYENGSLSRAAEELNITQPSVSYSLSRLRELLNDPLFTRTRDGMIPTFAADQFYQVFHESICKIERNYSVGLI from the coding sequence GTGAAGGTTTTCCTCGCGATTTATGAAAACGGGAGCCTCAGCCGAGCCGCCGAAGAGCTTAATATCACCCAGCCTTCCGTCAGTTACTCCCTGTCGCGTTTGAGAGAGCTGCTCAACGACCCTCTGTTCACACGCACACGTGATGGTATGATCCCGACCTTCGCAGCTGACCAGTTCTATCAGGTGTTTCATGAGTCCATCTGCAAAATCGAACGTAACTATTCAGTTGGCTTGATTTAA